The following coding sequences are from one uncultured Bacteroides sp. window:
- a CDS encoding YjjG family noncanonical pyrimidine nucleotidase — MKYKNLFFDLDDTLWAFSLNARDTFEEVYYKHKLDSYFDSFSHFYTLYQKRNIELWQDYGSGKIDKTELNSKRFLYPLSAVGVSDENLAKQYSEDFFALIPTKSKLMPYAKELLEYLAPRYNLYILSNGFRELQYHKMRSSGIDGYFKKIILSEDIGVLKPWPQIFNFALSTTQSEVGNSLMIGDSWDADITGAHGVGMHQIYYNFAEREEFPFSATYVVKELKDILNLL; from the coding sequence ATGAAGTATAAGAATTTATTTTTTGATCTCGATGATACCCTTTGGGCTTTCTCTCTTAATGCACGTGACACGTTCGAAGAGGTATATTATAAACATAAGTTAGATAGTTATTTTGATTCTTTCTCCCATTTCTATACTCTCTATCAGAAACGGAATATCGAACTATGGCAAGATTATGGTTCAGGAAAGATTGATAAAACGGAATTGAATAGCAAACGTTTCTTATATCCTCTCTCGGCTGTTGGGGTTTCAGATGAGAATTTGGCAAAACAATACTCTGAAGATTTTTTTGCTCTTATCCCGACTAAAAGTAAATTGATGCCTTATGCCAAAGAATTATTAGAGTATCTGGCTCCTCGCTATAATCTTTATATCTTGTCCAATGGCTTTCGGGAACTTCAATACCATAAGATGCGTTCATCAGGTATTGATGGTTATTTTAAGAAGATTATTCTTTCGGAAGATATTGGGGTTTTAAAACCATGGCCTCAGATTTTTAATTTTGCTTTATCTACTACGCAGTCTGAAGTGGGTAATTCCTTAATGATTGGTGATAGTTGGGATGCCGATATTACTGGAGCACATGGAGTGGGTATGCATCAAATCTATTATAACTTTGCTGAACGGGAGGAATTTCCTTTTTCTGCGACTTATGTTGTAAAAGAACTAAAAGATATATTAAATCTGCTATAG
- a CDS encoding thymidine kinase, with protein sequence MALFSEDQIHETKMRGRIEVICGSMFSGKTEELIRRLKRAKFARQRVEIFKPAIDTRYSEEDVVSHDSNSISSTPIESSASILLFTSEIDVVGIDEAQFFDNGLVEVCNQLANNGIRVIIAGLDMDFKGLPFGPIPGLCAIADEVSKVHAICVKCGQLASFSHRTVKSDKRVLLGETEEYEPLCRECYTRARQEDKDNT encoded by the coding sequence ATGGCATTATTTTCAGAGGATCAAATACACGAAACCAAGATGAGAGGAAGAATTGAAGTTATTTGCGGATCAATGTTTTCGGGTAAAACAGAAGAACTAATTCGTCGACTAAAACGAGCTAAGTTTGCACGCCAACGAGTAGAAATTTTTAAGCCTGCCATTGATACCCGCTATTCTGAGGAAGATGTTGTTTCTCACGATAGCAACTCAATATCATCTACTCCGATTGAATCTTCTGCAAGTATCTTATTATTTACTTCGGAAATTGATGTCGTAGGAATTGACGAGGCACAATTCTTTGACAATGGATTAGTAGAAGTCTGTAATCAATTAGCTAACAATGGTATAAGAGTTATTATAGCAGGATTGGATATGGATTTTAAAGGTTTACCATTCGGACCGATACCAGGATTATGCGCTATTGCAGATGAAGTGTCTAAAGTACATGCTATCTGCGTTAAATGTGGTCAGTTGGCCTCCTTCTCTCACCGCACTGTAAAAAGCGACAAGCGAGTTTTACTTGGAGAAACTGAAGAATATGAACCGTTATGCCGCGAATGTTACACTCGTGCCAGACAAGAAGATAAAGATAACACCTAA
- the rsmI gene encoding 16S rRNA (cytidine(1402)-2'-O)-methyltransferase, translating into MGRLYVVPTPVGNLEDMTFRAVRVLKEADFILAEDTRTSGILLKHFEIKNAMQSHHKFNEHKTVESVVNRIKAGEIVALISDAGTPGISDPGFLVVRECVRNNIEVQCLPGATAFVPALVSSGLPNERFCFEGFLPQKKGRMTKLKSLVEEKRTMVFYESPHRLLKTLTQFIEYFGSDRQGSVSREISKLHEEAVRGTLSELVEHFTHTEPRGEIVIVLAGIDD; encoded by the coding sequence ATGGGAAGATTATATGTAGTGCCAACTCCGGTGGGTAATCTTGAAGATATGACTTTTAGGGCAGTAAGAGTATTGAAAGAAGCTGATTTTATTTTGGCAGAGGATACGCGTACATCAGGGATTTTGTTGAAGCATTTTGAAATAAAAAATGCAATGCAATCCCATCATAAGTTCAATGAACATAAAACAGTAGAGAGCGTTGTTAATAGAATAAAGGCAGGAGAAATAGTGGCACTTATTTCAGATGCGGGTACGCCAGGTATTTCTGATCCGGGATTTCTTGTCGTTCGTGAATGCGTTCGTAATAACATTGAGGTACAGTGTTTGCCAGGGGCAACGGCTTTTGTTCCGGCACTCGTTTCTTCAGGTTTACCTAACGAACGTTTTTGTTTTGAAGGTTTTTTGCCTCAAAAAAAAGGGCGAATGACTAAATTAAAATCTTTAGTAGAAGAAAAGCGGACGATGGTTTTTTATGAATCCCCTCATAGACTTTTGAAGACACTAACTCAGTTTATTGAGTATTTTGGCTCTGATAGACAGGGCTCTGTATCAAGAGAAATATCAAAGCTTCATGAAGAAGCTGTGCGGGGAACTTTAAGTGAATTGGTGGAACATTTCACTCACACTGAACCCCGTGGTGAAATAGTAATAGTACTAGCAGGAATAGACGATTAA
- a CDS encoding AI-2E family transporter has product MLEKKITFDRFIRMVISICIIIGALMLIQKLSDVLLPFFIAWLIAYLIYPLVKLFQYKLRIRSRIISILCALLTLTIIGGFVLYLLIPPVIEEFGRVKDLLSIYFADGMNSNNIPKNLSDFIRQNINIDAVNNILSQENLTEALKNVMPKLWLLLSNSINFLFSIFTSFIILLYVVFILLDYESIAEGWIHLLPEKYRFFTTSLIADLQKGMNTYFRGQALVALLVGILFSIGFLIIDFPLAIGLGIFIGALNLIPYLQIIGLIPTIALAMLKAADTGNNFWIILASALVVFAIVQIIQDTIIVPKIMGKITGLNPAIILLSLSIWSSLMGILGMIIALPITTLLLSYYQRFIVGHEKINKSKTQTSDNQESKNYSEK; this is encoded by the coding sequence ATGCTAGAAAAAAAAATAACTTTCGATCGCTTTATACGTATGGTAATTAGCATTTGCATCATTATTGGTGCTCTGATGCTTATACAAAAACTAAGTGATGTATTACTGCCTTTTTTCATTGCATGGCTAATTGCTTATCTTATTTATCCACTTGTTAAACTATTCCAATACAAATTACGAATACGCAGCAGAATTATATCTATTTTATGTGCATTGCTAACTCTTACCATTATAGGAGGATTTGTGTTATATTTACTAATTCCTCCTGTAATAGAAGAGTTCGGAAGAGTCAAAGACTTACTCTCAATCTATTTTGCTGATGGAATGAACAGCAATAACATCCCCAAAAACCTTTCTGATTTTATACGCCAAAACATCAATATAGATGCTGTGAACAATATCCTAAGTCAGGAAAATCTAACGGAAGCTCTAAAAAATGTAATGCCTAAATTATGGTTATTACTTTCCAACTCTATCAATTTTCTTTTCAGCATCTTTACTTCTTTCATAATTCTATTATATGTTGTATTCATTTTACTAGACTATGAATCAATTGCTGAAGGATGGATACACCTGCTACCAGAGAAATATCGTTTCTTCACCACAAGCCTTATCGCAGACTTACAAAAAGGAATGAATACGTATTTCCGAGGACAAGCGTTAGTAGCTTTACTCGTTGGCATTCTTTTTAGCATAGGATTTCTTATCATAGATTTCCCACTAGCTATAGGACTAGGCATATTTATAGGTGCACTTAACTTAATTCCTTATTTGCAAATTATAGGACTCATTCCCACCATTGCTTTAGCTATGTTGAAAGCCGCAGATACAGGAAATAATTTCTGGATAATATTAGCTTCTGCCTTAGTAGTATTTGCTATTGTACAAATCATACAAGATACGATAATCGTACCTAAAATAATGGGAAAAATAACAGGACTAAATCCAGCCATTATATTATTATCTCTCTCTATTTGGAGTTCATTAATGGGGATCTTGGGTATGATAATAGCACTGCCCATCACAACCTTATTACTATCTTACTATCAGCGTTTCATTGTTGGACACGAAAAAATCAATAAATCAAAAACGCAAACATCTGATAATCAGGAATCAAAGAATTATAGTGAAAAATAA
- a CDS encoding transposase, translating to MRIKARWEAMDKENIEISHVKVCGTQYKPLILENGDTKKQLLARSRYLLFKKEIAWSSSQSKRAAILFREYLNIKKAYYLTMRLGLIYHQSTHADVALTKLARWYDQVNKSGFLSFGTIVRTIQTHYLRIVAFFKNRATNAASESFNAKIKQFRAQLRGVRDVCYSSYSGYLKFMLNRTIPQDFGMIHDPKILG from the coding sequence ATGCGTATCAAAGCACGTTGGGAAGCCATGGATAAAGAAAATATAGAGATTAGCCATGTTAAGGTTTGTGGAACGCAGTACAAACCTTTGATATTGGAGAATGGAGATACCAAAAAGCAACTGCTTGCCAGAAGCCGTTATTTGTTATTTAAGAAAGAGATAGCCTGGAGTAGTTCTCAAAGTAAGCGTGCAGCTATATTGTTTAGAGAATACCTGAATATCAAAAAGGCATACTATTTAACTATGCGCTTAGGACTCATTTATCATCAGTCCACGCATGCTGATGTGGCATTAACCAAACTGGCTCGTTGGTACGATCAGGTTAATAAATCAGGATTTCTATCCTTTGGTACAATAGTAAGAACCATACAAACGCATTACTTAAGAATCGTAGCTTTCTTCAAGAACCGCGCAACTAATGCGGCAAGCGAATCTTTTAATGCAAAAATAAAGCAATTCAGAGCACAACTCAGAGGAGTCAGGGATGTGTGCTATTCTTCTTATTCAGGTTATCTAAAATTTATGCTTAACAGGACAATCCCTCAGGATTTCGGTATGATCCATGATCCCAAAATTTTGGGATGA